A region from the Anoplolepis gracilipes chromosome 2, ASM4749672v1, whole genome shotgun sequence genome encodes:
- the LOC140676405 gene encoding splicing regulator RBM11: MDENARTLYCGNLSEKITEDILYELFLQGGPVQKISIPKDRDGKQRPFAFVTYKHIHSVEYALRLFDGTELYNRTLNMKLRNNVESQQVEQSSNPVRNINHMLELGQQMLLGNYPPQNGGPMFFEHISQNVPTYPRQLDVNCGNDDRTRRNHPYVRNRDRKQERNRDRNRERDRERDKDRAKSRERNDHYRDERSYHNRDNWNSHRFNGYSRYNDNRKKWTN; encoded by the exons atggatGAGAATGCACGCACACTTTATTGCGGAAATCTAAGCGAAAAAATAACTGAGGATATTCTCTATGAATTATTTCTACaa GGAGGCCCTGTACAAAAAATAAGCATTCCTAAAGATCGTGATGGCAAACAAAGACCATTTGCATTTGTCAcgtataaacatatacattctGTGGAATATGCTTTACGTTTATTCGATGGTACAGAACTGTACAATCGTACTCTTAATATGAAATTGAGAAATAATGTTGAGTCACAACAAGTGGAACAATCTTCGAATCCTGTTCgcaatataaatcatatgCTAGAATTAGGACAGCAAATGCTTTTGGGAAATTATCCACCGCAAAATGGGGGTCCAATGTTTTTTGAACATATTTCACAAAATGTTCCGACATATCCAAGACAATTAGATGTAAACTGTGGCAATGACGATAGAACTAGAAGAAATCATCCTTATGTAAGGAACAGAGATAGAAAACAAGAGAGGAACAGAGACAGAaatcgagagagagatagagagagggaTAAAGATAGGGCAAAAAGCAGAGAACGAAATGATCATTATAGAGATGAAAGGTCATACCATAATAGAGATAATTGGAACAGTCACCGTTTCAATGGCTATTCTCGATATAAtgacaatagaaaaaaatggactaattga
- the LOC140676404 gene encoding glucose dehydrogenase [FAD, quinone] translates to MVFLYLSVNLIKMFLFTKSLLFIFTGTSITLFLFYIHFAYMLDLYLQWFYNNVRDMQEYDYIVVGAGSAGTILATQLAEDKQSVLLLETGGTAPFFLDIPLLAPMIQKTAYDWQYITVPQEHACKGLINNQSRWPRGKIVGGTSRLNYMAYVLGHRQDYETWFPDFMESIVENNKLVSIDELRWSSDFADVFLKAVKELNHNIGDMNLQLDTGFMKAQLTMENGRRWSSDKVLHQKSNYPNLTILTHARATKVLVNLDKAEGIEFLRFGNKYTAIAEKEIILSAGVIESPKLLMLSGIGPKKHLKDLNISVINDLPVGQNLMDHILTGLDLIMLNTTLGLNLFDVTNPMSALNYFFFGKGPWTSAGVEVIGTFYSALHTNKTGIPDLQLMVLPLGAAKDYGFILKRAMGISDEVYNKYFASLSHENTITIAPVLLHPKSSGELRLQSSNPFDEPLIDPKYLSNKEDIDTLVEGLYFIKKLLKTSALRSFGASLNRKSFPGCENHTFDTREYWKCYVQHLTLTSYHPVGTCRINGVVDKSFRVYNMKNLYVVDASVIPYLPSGNINAVVLMLAQKAAHIIKESKRIEEKKNIQRLYKSYNICYVFNVCMDM, encoded by the exons ATGGTCTTCCTTTATCTTAGcgtcaatttaattaaaatgtttctttttacaaaatcgctattatttattttcactgGCACATCTATAAcgctatttcttttttatattcattttgcatatatgttggacttatatttacaatggttCTACAACAATGTCCGTGATATGCAAGAGTACGATTATATTGTTG TTGGTGCTGGAAGTGCGGGTACAATTCTGGCAACACAGCTAGCAGAGGACAAACAAAGTGTATTATTGCTAGAAACAGGTGGTACTGCACcattttttctcgatatacCACTCTTGGCACCAATGATTCAAAAAACTGCCTATGATTGGCAGTATATTACTGTTCCTCAAGAGCATGCGTGTAAAGGTTTAATTAACAAT CAAAGCAGATGGCCTAGAGGTAAAATTGTTGGGGGAACAAGTCGCTTAAATTATATGGCTTATGTATTGGGACATAGACAGGACTATGAAACATGGTTTCCAGATTTTATGG aatcaattgtagagaataataaattagtgaGCATTGATGAATTAAGATGGAGCTCTGATTTTGctgatgtatttttaaaagcagtaaaagaattaaatcataatatagGCGACATGAATTTGCAATTGGATACag GTTTTATGAAAGCTCAATTGACAATGGAAAATGGCAGACGATGGAGTTCAGACAAAGTTCTACACCAGAAATCTAATTATCCCAACCTGACCATACTTACTCATGCACGTGCCACTAAA gtaTTAGTGAATTTAGATAAAGCTGAAGGGATTGAATTTCTTAGATTtggtaataaatatacagcgatagcagaaaaagaaattattttaagtgctGGTGTAATTGAGAGCCCAAAGTTATTAATGTTATCTGGAATTGGACCAAAGAAGCACTTGAAGGATTTAAAT aTTAGTGTGATCAATGATTTGCCAGTTGGTCAAAATTTGATGGATCATATATTAACTGGTCTCGATTTAATCATGCTTAATACAACCCTTGGACTGAATCTTTTTGATGTCACTAATCCTATGTCAGCTCTTAATTACTTCTTTTTTGGGAAAG GACCATGGACATCAGCGGGAGTCGAAGTAATAGGAACTTTTTACAGTGCtttacatacaaataaaacCGGAATACCAGATTTGCAATTAATGGTATTACCTCTTGGAGCGGCAAAAGACTATGGCTTTATTCTCAAAAGAGCAATGGGAATTTCCGATGag GTTTACAACAAATATTTCGCTTCTCTTTCACATGAAAATACAATTACAATCGCGCCTGTTTTACTACATCCTAAGAGTAGCGGAGAATTACGATTACAAAGTAGCAATCCCTTTGATGAACCATTAATTGATCCAAAATACTTATCGAACAAAGAAGATATTGACACTCTCGTAGAAG ggttgtattttataaagaagctTTTGAAGACAAGTGCTTTGAGAAGTTTTGGCGCGTCTCTCAACAGAAAATCTTTTCCTGGTTGTGAAAATCATACATTTGACACCAGAGAGTATTGGAAATGTTATGTGCAACATTTAACACTGACATCTTATCATCCAGTTGGTACATGCCGTATAAACGGCGTTGTTGATAAATCATTCAG AGTttacaatatgaaaaatttgtatgtGGTGGATGCATCAGTCATTCCATATTTACCAAGTGGAAATATCAATGCTGTTGTACTTATGTTAGCTCAAAAAGCTGCccatattattaaagaaagtaaaaggatagaagagaaaaaaaacatacaaaggCTGTACAAATCATACAACATTtgttatgtatttaatgtttGTATGGATATGTGA
- the LOC140663037 gene encoding uncharacterized protein, translating into MSSKRKTRKEIIRLTNQQKIEIHQKANAGVSLNKIAVKYKMHISTISKIKNNIKYESVKVGVNLQRKSLHSVSNKYKDLDDILNKWYVEEKESGNKITYELLYTKAKEIINNVGTSSPKNLNNWLGKFANRHNIQLHFSEFPFKQVDQQLLNWLLEQIIKRDNISQEKLKEETNKLMDKFAESSTRETRNRWLNRFKKCHEILTKPDILQNFDKKNDATNLPDLDEQLLKWLIERKKSGDIISHKMLIDKISELMGKFSETLTEKEKQSWLWRTKYRCQRFKIKKEILQKDNDTDQPDAETSIKNVIEEDIVLEEEPKVLSFSGKSGREEYPNQQQNIVSVEFTDQSDAETSFKIVIEEDVFLGEIPNVLSPIRKSGREEYLNQQQNIVNVEITDQSDAETSTKYVIEEDTVLEGIPEMLSPVVENMDVTEYENVFVQKT; encoded by the coding sequence ATGTCATCCAAGCGTAAAACGAGAAAGGAAATAATCCGACTCACGAACCAacagaaaattgaaattcatcAGAAAGCGAATGCAGGTGTCagtctaaataaaattgctgttaaatataaaatgcatatatcgacaattagtaaaataaagaacaatataaaatatgaatcgGTGAAGGTAGGAGTAAATCTACAAAGAAAATCATTGCACTCTGTCTCTAATAAGTATAAAGATTTGGacgatatattaaacaaatggTATGTAGAGGAGAAAGAATCAGGAAACAAAATTACCTACGAGCTACTTTATACGAAAGCAaaagaaatcataaataatgttGGGACATCATCACCAAAGAATCTAAACAATTGGCTGGGAAAATTTGCAAATCGTCACAATATTCAATTACACTTTAGTGAATTCCCGTTTAAACAAGTGGATCAACAATTGCTTAATTGGTTGCTAgagcaaataataaaacggGATAATATTTCACAAGAGAAGCTTAAAGAGGAAACAAACAAACTTATGGACAAGTTTGCGGAATCATCAACACGTGAAACAAGAAACAGGTGGCtgaatagatttaaaaaatgtcatgaGATTCTAACAAAACctgatattttacaaaatttcgataaaaaaaatgatgcgaCCAATCTACCTGATTTAGATGAACAACTACTTAAGTGGTTAATAGAACGGAAAAAATCAGGAGATataatttcacataaaatgcttatagataaaatatcggAACTTATGGGCAAATTTAGTGAAACATTAACagaaaaggaaaaacaaaGCTGGCTGTGGAGAACTAAGTACCGTTGCCAAaggtttaaaattaagaaagagatttTGCAAAAAGATAATGATACCGATCAACCTGATGCTGAAacatcaattaaaaatgtaatagagGAAGACATCGTTCTTGAAGAAGAACCTAAAGTGCTAAGTTTTAGTGGAAAATCTGGAAGAGAAGAATATCCAAACCAacaacaaaatattgtaagtGTTGAATTTACTGATCAATCTGATGCTGAAAcatcatttaaaattgtaatagagGAAGACGTTTTTCTTGGGGAAATACCTAACGTGCTAAGTCCTATTAGAAAATCTGGaagagaagaatatttaaaccaacagcaaaatattgtaaatgttGAAATTACTGACCAATCTGATGCTGAAACATCAACTAAATATGTAATAGAGGAAGACACTGTCCTTGAGGGAATACCTGAAATGCTAAGTCCTGTAGTGGAAAATATGGATGTGACGgaatatgaaaatgtatttgtCCAAAAAACctaa
- the LOC140676136 gene encoding uncharacterized protein, with protein sequence MSVSDPLIKELKGWTRKLMEYIKEINDENEDLSHFCKCFENCLQKGLLPCLDSVGYLKVPCAWHWLKYIAEKNYSSYNTFSLMVEQVNQNLKIHTSTGRLRFLIRVCLVRKCLHMPIEILTRIPTLATEFYDLKSILGDDILREILLSVLLQCSKFNFKLNLRNAAFLDDTWQMPSCVALELVPCKSLGISVCFTKEKALIVKVDEKSVAAEDNKIEIGDVLDEINENVINGDSKGKLRKIMRKANGQPIILHIIKYRTKKSRELYEPIVHLIKSSGIESMKSLIQISQLDQAEITKRDQLSKLKTKTLSNGFSVKYCGSVHVGTEGDVKQIEKAIRRLLKSGEAKQVPVKFECLEIGIVVIQEIDDKTICKQSYMEISSCGCTANIPDYFAFIAGETNCNMATKFEAYIFYHRNETEVQQILQSLGQGFQRTHFAV encoded by the exons ATGTCGGTCTCGGATCCCCTCATCAAAGAGTTGAAAG GATGGACTCGAAAGCTGATGGAATATATCAAGGAGATCAATGATGAAAATGAAGACTTGTCTCACTTTTGTAAATGCTTCGAAAACTGTTTACAAAAAGGTTTACTGCCTTGTCTCGATAGTGTTGGATACTTGAAAGTACCCTGCGCGTGGCACTGGTTGAAATATAttgctgaaaaaaattatag TTCCTATAATACATTCTCTTTGATGGTAGAACAAGTAAaccaaaatttaaagatacacACATCTACTGGACGACTTCGTTTTCTGATACGAGTATGTCTGGTGCGAAAATGCCTTCATATGCCGATAGAAATATTG ACGAGAATACCAACTTTAGCTACAGAGTTTTATGACTTGAAGAGCATTCTAGGAGATGACATTTTACGAGAGATATTACTCTCTGTACTATTGCAATgcagtaaatttaattttaagctgAATTTAAGAAACGCAGCTTTCTTGGATGACACCTGGCAAATGCCATCATGCGTAGCTTTAGAATTAGTACCTTGTAAAAGTTTAGGTATCTCTGTGTG TTTTACCAAGGAGAAGGCATTAATTGTAAAGGTTGATGAAAAATCAGTGGCTGCTGAGGAT aataaaattgaaatcggAGATGTATTAGACGAGATAAACGAAAATGTCATCAATGGCGATAGTAAAGGAAAATTGCGTAAAATTATGAGGAAAGCTAATGGACAAccgataattttacatatcattaag TATCGTACCAAGAAATCCCGTGAACTTTATGAACCAATAGTGCATCTTATCAAAAGTTCGGGTATTGAGAGTATGAAGtctttaatacaaatatcacAATTGGACCAAGCAGAAATCACTAAAAGAGATCAACtctctaaattaaaaactaaaacatTAAGTAACGGATTTTCGGTAAAATATTGTGGTTCTGTGCATGTTGGTACAGAAGGTGATgttaaacaaattgaaaaagcCATTCGGCGTTTATTAAAATCAGGAGAAGCGAAGCAAGTGCCTGTGAAATTTGAATGCTTAGAAATTGGAATTGTAGTAATTCAAGAAATAGATGATAAA aCAATATGCAAACAAAGTTATATGGAAATCTCATCGTGTGGGTGTACCGCTAACATCCCAGATTATTTCGCATTTATCGCAGG aGAAACAAATTGTAATATGGCAACAAAATTTGAAGCTTACATCTTTTATCATCGGAATGAAACTGAAGTTCAACAAATATTGCAGAGTTTGGGTCAAGGGTTTCAACGTACTCATTTTGCAGTATAA
- the LOC140676137 gene encoding galactokinase isoform X1 has protein sequence MAASVPDVHSVKAKALQIFAEKFNEQAVVCVYAPGRVNLIGEHTDYNEGFVLPMALPMVTVIVGKAHDGRKTKIISSSNVVDAVNEFEFEAGKRADIKPGEPKWANYIKGCIANFICDVPAFNAVIVSTVPMGAGLSSSAALEVATYTFLEALSGKKPEKPEQKVLACQKAEHEFAGVPCGIMDQFISVMGKEGCALLLDCRDLATKQIPMMHIDDYVFLITNSNAPHKLSSSTYCERRDCCYEAAKILDKKSLRDADMNDILALISRNVASDCVVRRARHVVAEIQRTKDAAVALEKGDFQLFGRLMNESHDSLRDDYEVSSKELDSLVSAAREVDGVIGSRLTGAGFGGCTVTLLRKEAVNKAIQHIKAKYSGVPEFYIATPTGGAREISVN, from the exons atggcAGCATCGGTCCCGGACGTTCACAGTGTGAAAGCGAAGGCGTTGCAGATTTTCGCCGAGAAATTTAACGAGCAAGCCGTCGTCTGCGTGTACGCGCCAGGTCGCGTTAATCTCATTGGCGAGCACACCGATTACAACGAGGGCTTCGTGTTGCCGATG gCGCTACCGATGGTCACGGTGATAGTTGGAAAAGCTCACGATGGTCGGAAAaccaaaattatttcttcgaGCAACGTAGTCGATGCTGTGAACGAGTTTGAATTTGAAGCAGGAAAACGAGCTGATATAAAACCAGGAGAGCCAAAATGggcgaattatataaaaggatGCATTgccaattttattt GCGACGTTCCTGCGTTTAATGCCGTGATTGTGTCGACTGTACCCATGGGCGCTGGTCTCAGCAGTTCGGCGGCTCTAGAAGTAGCGACGTATACTTTTTTAGAAGCGTTGAGCGGAAAGAAACCGGAGAAACCAGAACAGAAA gtTTTGGCATGTCAAAAAGCGGAGCACGAGTTTGCTGGAGTGCCTTGCGGTATAATGGACCAGTTCATCTCGGTAATGGGCAAGGAAGGCTGTGCTCTTTTACTTGACTGTCGGGATCTCGCTACTAAGCAGATACCCATGATGCATATAGACGACTATGTCTTTCTCATAACAAACTCGAATGCGCCGCACAAGTTAAGCTCGAGTACCTATTGCGAACGTCGAGACTGTTGTTACGAAGCTGCTAAAATATTAGACAAGAAGAGTTTGAGAGATGCGGATATGAACGACATCTTAG CGTTAATATCACGGAATGTCGCATCTGATTGCGTTGTGAGAAGAGCTCGTCACGTAGTCGCAGAAATTCAACGTACCAAAGACGCCGCGGTAGCGCTTGAAAAAGGCGACTTTCAGTTATTCGGTCGATTAATGAACGAGAGTCACGATTCATTGCGCGATGATTACGAGGTCTCGTCCAAGGAGCTCGATTCACTTGTCTCGGCGGCTAGAGAAGTGGACGGTGTTATAGGAAGTCGTTTGACAGGCGCAGGCTTCGGTGGTTGCACTGTCACTTTGTTGAGAAAAGAAGCGGTTAATAAAGCGATCCAACATATAAAAGCAAA GTACTCTGGTGTACCTGAATTCTACATAGCGACGCCGACCGGAGGTGCCCGAGAAATCAGCGTGAATTAA
- the LOC140676137 gene encoding galactokinase isoform X2, which produces MVTVIVGKAHDGRKTKIISSSNVVDAVNEFEFEAGKRADIKPGEPKWANYIKGCIANFICDVPAFNAVIVSTVPMGAGLSSSAALEVATYTFLEALSGKKPEKPEQKVLACQKAEHEFAGVPCGIMDQFISVMGKEGCALLLDCRDLATKQIPMMHIDDYVFLITNSNAPHKLSSSTYCERRDCCYEAAKILDKKSLRDADMNDILALISRNVASDCVVRRARHVVAEIQRTKDAAVALEKGDFQLFGRLMNESHDSLRDDYEVSSKELDSLVSAAREVDGVIGSRLTGAGFGGCTVTLLRKEAVNKAIQHIKAKYSGVPEFYIATPTGGAREISVN; this is translated from the exons ATGGTCACGGTGATAGTTGGAAAAGCTCACGATGGTCGGAAAaccaaaattatttcttcgaGCAACGTAGTCGATGCTGTGAACGAGTTTGAATTTGAAGCAGGAAAACGAGCTGATATAAAACCAGGAGAGCCAAAATGggcgaattatataaaaggatGCATTgccaattttattt GCGACGTTCCTGCGTTTAATGCCGTGATTGTGTCGACTGTACCCATGGGCGCTGGTCTCAGCAGTTCGGCGGCTCTAGAAGTAGCGACGTATACTTTTTTAGAAGCGTTGAGCGGAAAGAAACCGGAGAAACCAGAACAGAAA gtTTTGGCATGTCAAAAAGCGGAGCACGAGTTTGCTGGAGTGCCTTGCGGTATAATGGACCAGTTCATCTCGGTAATGGGCAAGGAAGGCTGTGCTCTTTTACTTGACTGTCGGGATCTCGCTACTAAGCAGATACCCATGATGCATATAGACGACTATGTCTTTCTCATAACAAACTCGAATGCGCCGCACAAGTTAAGCTCGAGTACCTATTGCGAACGTCGAGACTGTTGTTACGAAGCTGCTAAAATATTAGACAAGAAGAGTTTGAGAGATGCGGATATGAACGACATCTTAG CGTTAATATCACGGAATGTCGCATCTGATTGCGTTGTGAGAAGAGCTCGTCACGTAGTCGCAGAAATTCAACGTACCAAAGACGCCGCGGTAGCGCTTGAAAAAGGCGACTTTCAGTTATTCGGTCGATTAATGAACGAGAGTCACGATTCATTGCGCGATGATTACGAGGTCTCGTCCAAGGAGCTCGATTCACTTGTCTCGGCGGCTAGAGAAGTGGACGGTGTTATAGGAAGTCGTTTGACAGGCGCAGGCTTCGGTGGTTGCACTGTCACTTTGTTGAGAAAAGAAGCGGTTAATAAAGCGATCCAACATATAAAAGCAAA GTACTCTGGTGTACCTGAATTCTACATAGCGACGCCGACCGGAGGTGCCCGAGAAATCAGCGTGAATTAA
- the LOC140676135 gene encoding sodium-independent sulfate anion transporter: MSKYNINEEYDMENRREVTLTGFSSNALDDILRSNNNESNTLNGNPGGAHAITKDAKIVNLEVPQNSDKNALCTSGRRWIYQRVKRSCRKKLLFKRIPILAWLPNYRKEYVVSDLVAGITVGLTVIPQAIAYANVAGLPLQYGLYSSFMACFVYTIFGSWKDVPVGPTAIAAILTRETLQKAHLGPEFAVLLCFASGCVSLLMGILHLGFLLDFISGPVSVGFTSAASIIIATSQVKDILGLKVTGTKFVQVWQSIFEHIGETRCWDTVLGIVCIIILLLLRKVKDWRLISKNTKVPSQLQQVITKLLWLISTARNIIIVIVCAIMSWLLEKHYGESPVILTGHVKQGLPEFRLPPFEAQVGNETYTFIDMISSLGTGSLVVPMLSLLETISIAKVFSEGKSIDATQEMLALGACNVISSFVSSMPVSGGLSRGAVNHSSGVKTTLGGVYTGLLVLISLQFLTPYLYYIPKAALAAVIIAAVVFMMEFQVVKPMWRSKKIDLIPAVATFLCCLFIRLELGIVIGIGINLLFLLYASARPTLRVHKATSISGCEYLVITPDRSLVFPSVEYVRTVISKQGLREGTAMPVVIDSTHIQAADFTAAKGIKTLIEDFAKRGQPLIFHNLKPSVIEIFKGVKPSGLTCSSSELELNDCLKEYTNISTESLNRY, translated from the exons TACCACAAAATTCCGATAAGAATGCCTTATGCACCTCAGGAAGAAGATGGATTTATCAGCGAGTGAAAAGGTCTTGCAGAAAGAAACTTTTGTTCAAAAGAATACCGATCTTAGCGTGGTTACCAAATTATCGAAAAGAATACGTAGTGAGCGATTTAGTGGCTGGTATTACCGTAGGACTCACCGTCATACCGCAAGCTATAGCATATGCTAATGTTGCCGGACTTCCGCTACAG TATGGACTCTACTCGTCCTTCATGGCCTGTTTTGTGTACACAATTTTCGGTTCTTGGAAGGACGTACCTGTAGGACCAACTGCGATCGCCGCAATTCTAACGAGAGAGACATTACAAAAGGCCCATTTAGGGCCCGAATTCGCCGTATTATTGTGTTTCGCTTCAGGCTGCGTTTCTTTACTGATGGGCATTTTGCATTTAG GATTTCTGCTGGATTTTATATCGGGACCGGTATCCGTGGGTTTCACATCTGCGGCATCGATCATCATCGCTACCAGCCAGGTGAAAGATATTCTCGGACTCAAAGTTACCGGTACTAAATTCGTACAAGTCTGGCAAAGTATCTTCGAGCATATCGGCGAGACGAGATGTTGGGATACCGTTCTCGGAATTGTTTGCATAATTATTCTTCTGCTTCTCCGA AAGGTGAAAGACTGGCGgctaatatcaaaaaataccAAAGTACCATCTCAACTTCAACAAGTCATCACAAAGTTGCTCTGGCTGATTTCTACGGCCAGAAACATTATCATAGTGATCGTCTGCGCGATAATGTCCTGGCTCCTCGAGAAACATTACGGAGAATCGCCCGTTATTTTAACGGGCCATGTAAAACAAGGACTGCCGGAATTTCGTTTGCCACCCTTCGAAGCCCAGGTCGGAAACGAAACTTATACCTTCATCGATATGATTTCCTCTCTGGGGACCGGTTCTCTGGTCGTCCCTATGTTGAGCTTGCTGGAAACCATCTCCATCGCCAAAGTATTCT CGGAGGGCAAGTCGATAGACGCGACTCAAGAGATGCTGGCATTGGGCGCGTGCAACGTGATATCGTCGTTTGTGTCATCGATGCCCGTAAGCGGTGGCCTTAGCCGAGGAGCGGTCAATCACTCGTCTGGAGTAAAGACCACGCTCGGTGGAGTCTACACCGGATTATTGGTGCTTATATCGTTGCAGTTCCTCACACCTTATCTCTACTATATCCCGAAAGCCGCCCTGGCAGCCGTTATTATCGCTGCGGTCGTCTTTATGATGGAATTTCAGGTGGTGAAGCCCATGTGGCGAAGCAAAA aaattgatCTCATACCTGCCGTGGCTACGTTCCTATGTTGCCTCTTTATACGACTCGAATTGGGCATAGTGATCGGCATCGGTATAAATCTTCTGTTCCTACTTTACGCCTCGGCTAGGCCGACGTTACGAGTTCATAAAGCTACG AGCATTAGTGGCTGTGAATATCTTGTCATAACTCCAGATCGAAGTCTGGTGTTTCCAAGTGTCGAATACGTACGAACCGTCATTAGTAAGCAAGGACTGCGAGAGGGAACCGCCATGCCAGTTGTAATAGATTCCACGCATATTCAAGCAGCCGATTTCACCGCTGCAAAG ggtattaaaactttaatagaGGATTTTGCTAAGCGGGGTCAGCCCTTAATCTTTCATAACTTAAAGCCGAGCGTTATCGAGATCTTTAAAGGTGTAAAACCCTCGGGGCTCACGTGCAGTTCTAGTGAACTCGAACTTAACGACTGCCTTAAAG aatacacaaatatttcaaCAGAAAGTCTCAATCGATATTAA